The following coding sequences are from one Salvia hispanica cultivar TCC Black 2014 chromosome 3, UniMelb_Shisp_WGS_1.0, whole genome shotgun sequence window:
- the LOC125209246 gene encoding GPI-anchored protein LLG1-like, with protein MDSNKSLLHLFLFFLVVGIASSSHLSNGIFEPHGSIGRSLLQQKKTCPVDFENMNYTVITSQCKGPNYSADRCCPPLKQLLCPVKDHVNDLKSDCADVFFSYVNLYGKYPPGLFSTLCKEGKEGLDCEGVVVAKNGASCAASSSLVMVIATLALIMFCYI; from the exons ATGGATTCCAACAAATCCTTGCTGCATTTGTTTCTATTCTTCCTTGTTGTTGGCATTGCATCTTCTTCCCACCTTTCAA ATGGGATCTTCGAACCGCACGGATCAATTGGTCGTTCGCTTCTACAgcagaaaaaaa CTTGCCCCGTGGATTTCGAGAACATGAACTACACGGTGATCACAAGCCAATGCAAGGGGCCAAATTACTCGGCCGATAGATGCTGCCCGCCGTTGAAGCAACTGCTCTGCCCCGTCAAGGATCATGTCAACGATCTCAAGAGCGACTGCGCGGACGTCTTCTTCAGCTACGTCAACCTCTACGGCAAGTACCCTCCGGGGCTCTTCTCCACTCTCTGCAAGGAGGGCAAGGAAGGGCTCGACTGTGAAGGGGTTGTTGTTGCCAAAAATGGGGCCTCTTGCGCTGCCTCCTCCTCTCTAGTCATGGTCATTGCTACATTAGCATTGATCATGTTTTGCTATATTTGA